One genomic window of Tachypleus tridentatus isolate NWPU-2018 chromosome 12, ASM421037v1, whole genome shotgun sequence includes the following:
- the LOC143234534 gene encoding cyclin-dependent kinase 5 activator 1-like has product MGTVLSIFPQGPKPTFEVHAPTSEQLKNAKVKEKYSSQQQYGHFKKHSLFINALTWKKHISVPGKRKSEKSKNTTSRHPLDNIDSLVANKKNIQKSSSCNNLKTTSIGAVEMGVKNKNSFQKVALPPVLSKPVVLSGHNLIRPVLPGALRASDTVESRIQPSSTFRKTVIQASTSELLSSLGEFLSKKCRKAKNFHGGDVVTWLRTVDRSLLIQGWQDVAFINPANVVFLYMLVREMVTDDVDTERELQAVVLTCFYLSYCYMGNEISYPLKPFLVEETRESFWDRCLLIINLLSGKMLRINKDPSFFTEMFTELKTSFAMSD; this is encoded by the coding sequence ATGGGAACAGTTCTCAGCATCTTCCCACAAGGACCAAAACCTACTTTCGAAGTACATGCTCCAACCAGTGAGCAACTCAAGAATgctaaagttaaagaaaaatacagttcCCAGCAGCAGTATGGCCATTTCAAGAAGCATTCCCTGTTCATCAACGCTCTCACGTGGAAGAAGCACATCAGCGTGCCTGGTAAAAGGAAGAGTGAAAAGAGTAAGAACACAACATCTCGACATCCACTGGATAACATCGACTCTCTTGTAGCCAACAAAAAGAACATCCAGAAGTCGTCGTCATGTAACAACTTGAAGACTACCAGTATTGGAGCAGTGGAGATGGGTGTCAAAAATAAGAACAGTTTTCAGAAAGTCGCTCTTCCACCGGTACTATCAAAGCCTGTAGTGTTATCGGGACACAACTTAATCCGTCCTGTTCTTCCAGGAGCTTTAAGAGCCAGCGACACGGTTGAGTCCAGAATACAACCTTCAAGCACGTTCAGGAAGACGGTAATCCAGGCATCCACCTCGGAGCTGCTGAGCTCACTGGGAGAGTTTTTGTCGAAGAAGTGTCGGAAGGCGAAGAATTTCCATGGTGGTGACGTTGTAACGTGGCTGAGGACAGTAGATCGGTCATTGCTGATCCAGGGCTGGCAGGATGTTGCCTTCATCAACCCAGCCAACGTGGTTTTTCTGTACATGTTGGTAAGGGAAATGGTCACTGATGACGTTGACACCGAAAGGGAGCTGCAGGCAGTTGTGTTAACCTGTTTTTACCTCTCCTACTGTTACATGGGTAATGAAATCTCCTACCCTCTGAAACCTTTTCTGGTGGAGGAAACTCGGGAATCTTTTTGGGACCGCTGTCTTCTCATCATCAACCTCTTAAGTGGGAAGATGCTACGTATCAACAAAGATCCTAGCTTTTTCACTGAGATGTTTACTGAGCTAAAGACTTCTTTTGCGATGTCTGACTAG